One Panicum virgatum strain AP13 chromosome 3N, P.virgatum_v5, whole genome shotgun sequence DNA segment encodes these proteins:
- the LOC120665028 gene encoding UDP-glycosyltransferase 73C4-like, whose amino-acid sequence MASPPPRSEKLRVLLIPFFTNSHIGPFADLAFHLAAARPGAVEATVAVTPANVPVLRSALARRGPGRHAEVQVATYPFPSVDGLPPGVENHSTVSAADAWRIDAVGGDERLMRPGHEGLIRDCSPDVVVSDILFHWNASIADSVGVPCVTFHVIGAFPMLALFSLIGAGATDGVLTLPEYMGPDIQIPVTELPEEVRSRRRPEDVRAEGAKLSSAHNSCFGLVVNTFFDLEDRYCDMYVRHMKRTYFVGPVSLPPPSQLAAGDDGSGCIEWLDRKPARSVVYLCFGSLAHVSKPQLRELALGLEASGKPFLWVVRSEAWVPPEGWEERVGDRGMVVTRWAPQTAILAHPAVGAFVTHCGWNSVLETVVAGVPVLTWPMVFEQFITERFVTKVLKIGERLWPEGAGVRSTRYEEHELIPSEAVAQAVGRFMEPGGVGDAARSRVKELSAKAHAAMEEGGSSHGDLRRLIDDLIQERTAGAGTTV is encoded by the coding sequence ATGgcctcccctccgccgcggagcgAGAAGCTGCGGGTCCTTCTCATCCCCTTCTTCACCAACAGCCACATCGGCCCCTTCGCGGACCTCGCCTTCCACCTCGCCGCGGCCCGGCCGGGCGCCGTCGAGGCCACCGTCGCTGTCACCCCGGCGAACGTTCCGGTCCTCCGGTCAGCGCTCGCCCGGCGCGGCCCCGGCCGCCACGCCGAGGTCCAGGTCGCGACGTACCCGTTCCCGTCCGTGGACGGCCTCCCACCGGGGGTGGAGAACCACTCCACCGTCAGTGCTGCGGACGCGTGGCGCATCGacgccgtcggcggcgacgagcgGCTGATGCGCCCGGGGCACGAGGGCCTCATTAGGGACTGCTCGCCCGACGTGGTCGTCTCCGACATACTCTTCCACTGGAACGCCAGCATCGCCGATAGTGTCGGCGTGCCGTGCGTCACGTTCCACGTCATCGGGGCGTTCCCGATGCTAGCCCTGTTCAGTTTGATAGGTGCTGGCGCGACTGACGGGGTGCTGACTCTTCCCGAGTATATGGGACCGGACATTCAGATCCCAGTAACCGAGCTGCCTGAGGAGGTGAGGAGCCGGCGTCGACCAGAGGACGTCCGCGCCGAGGGAGCCAAATTAAGTTCAGCTCACAATAGCTGCTTCGGTCTCGTCGTGAACACTTTCTTCGATTTGGAGGACAGGTACTGTGACATGTACGTGCGTCACATGAAACGCACCTACTTTGTCGGGCCTGTGTCACTGCCGCCACCATCGCAGCTAGCCGCCGGCGACGATGGCTCAGGGTGCATCGAGTGGCTGGATAGGAAGCCAGCCCGGTCGGTCGTGTACTTGTGCTTCGGCAGCTTGGCTCACGTATCCAAGCCTCAGCTTCGCGAGCTCGCCCTCGGGTTAGAAGCCTCCGGGAAGCCGTTCTTGTGGGTGGTCAGGTCGGAGGCATGGGTGCCGCCAGAGGGGTGGGAGGAGCGCGTCGGGGACAGAGGGATGGTCGTCACAAGGTGGGCCCCACAGACGGCGATCCTTGCACACCCGGCGGTGGGTGCGTTCGTGAcgcactgcgggtggaactcggTCTTGGAGACGGTCGTGGCCGGCGTGCCGGTGCTGACGTGGCCGATGGTGTTCGAGCAGTTCATCACTGAGAGGTTCGTGACGAAGGTGCTGAAGATAGGCGAACGTCTGTGGCCGGAGGGTGCCGGCGTGAGGAGCACGAGGTACGAAGAGCACGAGCTGATCCCGAGCGAGGCAGTGGCACAAGCGGTGGGCAGGTTCATGGAGCCCGGAGGGGTAGGGGACGCCGCGAGGAGCAGGGTCAAGGAGCTCTCCGCGAAGGCTCAcgcggccatggaggagggTGGGTCCTCGCACGGCGACCTGCGCCGCCTGATTGATGATCTCATCCAAGAAAGAACGGCTGGCGCAGGGACGACAGTATGA